CCATGGAGAAAACCTGTCGTGACGACAGTAGACATCGGTCCGTCGCGGGGTTACTGTCTTTGTCGTACCCAAGAAGTCGAAGTGGGCACGGCAGACATGAACTGCCTGCCGGCAGGTCAAGCAGGACACGGCCCCAGAGGGTCGTGAGCAGTACCCGCGGTATCCAGCAGTATCACCGAGTAACCGAAGGTAAGGAGCGAGACGCCATCAGGATCGCCCGGGCGAGGAAGCAGTCCGCCCGGGTACCGCAGGCCCCGGATTGGAAGGTGGTCCCCGGTCACGCATCCGCGATCCCCGCAGTCCCGCCCTCCCAGGCGGACCCTGCGGACATACAAGGCCGGCGCAGTTCGCCGGTAGATGGTGTTGAAAGCTCGGGGCCCGGGTGCCGGTACGGTACCCGGGCCCCCCGACGCGTCCCCGGAAGAAGAGGTTCTATGCCCCCTGGCAGTTCCCGCGCCGTCACCCCTCTCGATGACGACGACTACCCCGCCTACACCATGGGCCGGGCCGCCGACATGCTCGGCACCACCCCCGCCTTCCTGCGCGCCCTCGGCGAACACCGCCTGATCACACCTTTGCGCTCCGAAGGCGGCCACCGCCGCTACTCCCGCTACCAGCTGCGCATCGCTGCCCGTGCCCGCGAACTCGTCGACCAGGGCACCCCCATCGAAGCTGCCTGCCGCATCATCGTTCTCGAAGACCAACTCGAAGAAGCGCAGCGCATCAACGAGCAGATGCGCACACAAGGCCCCCAGTCGCAGTCGAAGACGTCAGCCTGACCGGACGTCGGCACGAGGACACGGACGACGCTCCCGGCCCGCCACCGACTGGACCCCGTCATCGGCACCTGAAACGAGCGCCCCCGACCACCACAGGGCAAGGACCCCGGCGATCACCACGCCGGGGTCCTTGCCCTGTCCAGGACGGTTCCCCGGCCCCGGGCCGGAGGCCTGCCGGCGCGCCGGTCGCCCATCGGCGGCCTGCCGGGCCCCGTGAGGCACATGCTTGCCGTGTCGACGTCTGTACCGTCCCGCGCGCCCGGCACGATGGTTCTCGTGCAGCCGCTGCCGGCTCCCCACCCCGCCGGCCTCATGCCCGCCGCGACGGGCATGGCGGCCTTCGAAGCGGCCTACCGGCGGGCCGCCGGCGTCATCGGATCGTCCCGGACGCCCGTTGCGGTGCCCCGACCCTGTCGGAGGAGGTCATGGATCATCCTGTCCCGCTCTCCGGGTACCGTCAGGGTATGAGTCATCCACACCCCGAACTGAAAGCCGCCCCGCCCCTTCCCGAAGGAGGGCTGCGGGTCATCGCCCTGGGCGGCCTGGGTGAGATCGGCCGCAACATGACCGTCTTCGAGCACGCGGGCAAGCTGCTCATCGTCGACTGCGGCGTGCTGTTCCCCGAGGAGACCCAGCCCGGCGTGGACGTGATCCTGCCGGACTTCACCTCGATCCGGGACCGGCTGGACGACATCGTGGCCGTGGTCCTCACCCACGGTCACGAGGACCACATCGGCGGCGTGCCGTACCTGCTGCGCGAGCGGTCCGACATTCCCGTCGTCGGCTCCAAGCTGACGCTGGCGTTCCTGGAGGCCAAGCTCAAGGAACACGGCATCCGGCCGCGCACGGTGCGGGTGCGCGAGGGCGACCGGCGGGGCTTCGGGCCCTTCGACTGCGAGTTCGTGGCGGTCAACCACTCCATCCCCGACAGCCTCGCGGTCGCGATCCGTACCCGGGCCGGGATGGTGCTGCACACCGGCGACTTCAAGATGGACCAGTTCCCCCTCGACGACCGCATCACCGATCTGCGCGCCTTCGCCCGCCTGGGCGAGGAGGGCGTGGACCTGTTCCTCACCGACTCCACCAACGCCGAAGTACCCGGCTTCACCACCTCCGAGCGGGAGCTGAACCCGGCGATCGAGCAGGTGATGCGCACCGCGCCGCGCCGGGTCATCGTCTCCAGCTTCGCCAGCCATGTGCACCGCATCCAGCAGGTCCTGGACGCCGCCCACCAGCACGGCCGCAAGGTCGCCTTCGTCGGCCGGTCGATGGTCCGCAACATGGGCATCGCCCGTGACCTGGGCTATCTGAAGGTCCCCTCCGGTCTGGTCGTGAGCACGAAGGAGCTGGAGAAGCTCCCGGATCACAAGATCGCTCTGGTGTGCACCGGCTCCCAGGGCGAACCGATGGCCGCGCTGTCACGGATGGCCAACCGGGACCACATGATCCGCATCGGCAAGGGCGACACCGTCCTGCTCGCCAGCTCCCTCATCCCCGGCAACGAGAACGCCATCTACCGGGTGATCAACGGACTCACCCGGTGGGGTGCCCACGTGGTCCACAAGGGCAACGCCAAGGTGCACGTCTCCGGGCATGCCAGCGCCGGCGAACTCGTCTACTGCTACAACATCGTCAAGCCGCGCAACGTCATGCCCGTGCACGGCGAATTCCGCCACCTGCGGGCCAACGGCGACCTCGCCGTCCGTACCGGTGTCGACCCCGACCGGGTCGTCATCGCCGAGGACGGCGTCGTCGTCGACCTGGTCGACGGGCGGGCGTCCATCACCGGCAAGGTCCCCGCCGGCAACGTCTACGTGGACGGCATGGAGGTCGGCGGTGCCACCGAGGCGTCCCTGAAGGACCGCCTCACCCTCGCCGCCGAAGGCGTGGTGACGGTGGTGGCGATCGTCGACGCGGACACCGGCGCCCTCGCCGAGGCCCCCGACTTCCTGGCCCGGGGCTTCGTCCACGACGATGCCACCTTCGAGCCGGTCGTCCCCGTCATCGAGAAGACCCTGGCCACCGCAGCCGAGGAAGGCGTCGGGGACGCGCGCCAACTCGAACAACTCCTCGCCCGGGCCGTCGCCAACTGGGCGTTCCGCACCCACCGCCGCAAGCCCCTCATCATTCCCGTCATCATCGACGCCTGAGCCACACCCGGGCAGGCGTCCCGGGTCAGACGCCGATGTGCACGAGGTGAGACCCGGCGACGAGTCGGTCCTGATGTCCAGCCTCATCACCGGCCCGCCGGGTCGGCCCGGGCGGCCCGGTGGCGAGCGCTGCGCCGGACATCCCGCCGCGTGGCGATTCCGGAGCCTGCGGACGAGGGCGCCTGACTGCGGGTTCGTGAGCCAGGCGCTGGTGACGATCAGGCGGCGACGAGCTCCTGCTCACGGTCCGGCGTCTCGACCTCGGGCTTCCTGTTCGGCAGCGAGAGGCGGAAGACCTTGCGCCACGCGGAGAACACCTG
Above is a genomic segment from Streptomyces glaucescens containing:
- a CDS encoding MerR family transcriptional regulator, which produces MPPGSSRAVTPLDDDDYPAYTMGRAADMLGTTPAFLRALGEHRLITPLRSEGGHRRYSRYQLRIAARARELVDQGTPIEAACRIIVLEDQLEEAQRINEQMRTQGPQSQSKTSA
- a CDS encoding ribonuclease J — its product is MSHPHPELKAAPPLPEGGLRVIALGGLGEIGRNMTVFEHAGKLLIVDCGVLFPEETQPGVDVILPDFTSIRDRLDDIVAVVLTHGHEDHIGGVPYLLRERSDIPVVGSKLTLAFLEAKLKEHGIRPRTVRVREGDRRGFGPFDCEFVAVNHSIPDSLAVAIRTRAGMVLHTGDFKMDQFPLDDRITDLRAFARLGEEGVDLFLTDSTNAEVPGFTTSERELNPAIEQVMRTAPRRVIVSSFASHVHRIQQVLDAAHQHGRKVAFVGRSMVRNMGIARDLGYLKVPSGLVVSTKELEKLPDHKIALVCTGSQGEPMAALSRMANRDHMIRIGKGDTVLLASSLIPGNENAIYRVINGLTRWGAHVVHKGNAKVHVSGHASAGELVYCYNIVKPRNVMPVHGEFRHLRANGDLAVRTGVDPDRVVIAEDGVVVDLVDGRASITGKVPAGNVYVDGMEVGGATEASLKDRLTLAAEGVVTVVAIVDADTGALAEAPDFLARGFVHDDATFEPVVPVIEKTLATAAEEGVGDARQLEQLLARAVANWAFRTHRRKPLIIPVIIDA